The DNA window CCGAGCGCAAGGCCTGATCAGTATCGGCCGCCGACAGAAGCCTGCCGCACCGCAAATCAAGGGATTCCCGTGAGAGCCAGCCTGAAGCAGAAGATACTGGAGGTCTGCGACCGCAAGATTTCCGAAAAAGGGGACCGGTGTCGGCGTGTCGTTCTATGCGTTTTTCGCCAACAGGAACGACGACCCCGAACTCCTGATGGAAGCCGCCGAATGGTGGATCAGAACCCACCGCCTCGACCATTTTGAAAAGGCTGCGAAGATACGCGCGATGGTCGAGGAGATGGACCTTTAATCTTCGTTTTGAGCGACATGCATTGGGCTGATCAGCCGAAGTCGGCTGCCGTCAGCACATACATGCTCTTGTGGGTGCGGTCGTAGGCCTTCGACGCCACCTCGCGGATGGCGCTGCTCTCGGTGTCGAATGTCTGGAGGTAACCGGCCTCATCGGCCGCGGTTCCCGGCCGCATCTTGGCCATGGCGTCGGCAGCGACCGAGAAGGAGATCTGGAACATGCCGTCATGGCCGACGAAACGGATGCGCTTGCCGGCTTCGTCATAGCTGCGGCTGCGGTTGGGGAAGGTGAGGCTCATGTCTTGACCTCCGTCGCGGCGGCCTTCTTGGTCACCCGCTTCTTCTTCGGCGTCGGGTTCAAGGCTTCGGCGACGCGGTCGGCCTCTTCCTTGGCCAGCCGCAGCTCCCTCAGCCTTGCCGTCTTGATCTCCCGGGCTCTTGCCTCGGACATGTATTCGGCGGTGGCCTTGTTTTTCTCCGCTGTCTTTTTCTGCTTGTCGACAAAGCGGGCTTCAGCTTTTTCCATGATCGTCTGATTGCCTTCAGCCATCGAAGAAATCTCCCTTGCGCCTGAAATCGTGAAAGTGAACTTGTCCGATAAATAGGCACTCGATCGGCAAAATTCAATCTTTTGAATTATTTGACACTCTGCGGATAGCACGAAACGGCTGGCCGAAATAATACTTTTGAATATTTAATCTGGCCCGCGAATAATTTTTGGCACTCCTATCTATCGAGTGCCAACGCGTCTATAAAGGACGGGCGTGGCCGCCTGTGCCGGCCCCAGAAAGAAGTTCCCATGAAATTTCGGCCACTCCACGACCGCGTCGTCATTCGTCGCGCTGAAGGCGATATCAAATCCAAGGGCGGCATCATCATCCCCGACAATGCCAAGGAAAAGCCGCAGGAAGGCGAAGTCATCGCCGTCGGCCCGGGTGCACGCGACGAAAACGGCGCGCTGATTGCACTCGACGTCAAGGCCGGCGACTTCATCCTGTTCGGCAAATGGTCGGGCACCGAGGTCAAGATCGACGGCGAGGACCTTCTGATCATGAAGGAAGCCGACATCATGGGCGTTATCGACAAAACGGGCGTCGAGAAGACCGTGCCTGCCAAGAAGGCCGCCTGATAGGAGCGCTGCGTGTCCTTCGGGATGCGCAAGGGACACTCCGGGCTTTGATCATGGAGGGCAGGGCTCTGCCTTCCTCAACCGAACTGGATAAAAATCATGTCTGCCAAGGAAATCAAATTCTCCACCGATGCGCGCGACCGCATGCTGCGCGGCGTCGAGATCCTCACCAATGCGGTGAAGGTCACGCTCGGCCCCAAGGGCCGCAACGTCATCATCGACAAGGCCTATGGCGCGCCGCGCATCACCAAGGACGGCGTCACCGTCGCCAAGGAAATCGAGCTTGCCGACAAGTTCGAGAACATGGGCGCGCAGATGGTGCGCGAAGTGGCCTCGAAGACCAACGACCTCGCCGGTGACGGCACCACCACCGCAACCGTGCTGGCCGCTTCGATCCTGCGCGAAGGCGCCAAGCTGGTCGCCGCCGGCATGAACCCGATGGACCTCAAGCGCGGCATCGACCAGGCGGTTTCCGCCGTGGTCAAGGAAAT is part of the Mesorhizobium loti genome and encodes:
- a CDS encoding co-chaperone GroES — encoded protein: MKFRPLHDRVVIRRAEGDIKSKGGIIIPDNAKEKPQEGEVIAVGPGARDENGALIALDVKAGDFILFGKWSGTEVKIDGEDLLIMKEADIMGVIDKTGVEKTVPAKKAA
- a CDS encoding DUF1488 domain-containing protein; amino-acid sequence: MSLTFPNRSRSYDEAGKRIRFVGHDGMFQISFSVAADAMAKMRPGTAADEAGYLQTFDTESSAIREVASKAYDRTHKSMYVLTAADFG